Genomic DNA from Anaerolineae bacterium:
ACCACGACCGGTGCCGCTCCAGCTGCGAGGGCGTACAACGCTGCGGACAGCCCGATGATGCCGGCGCCGAAGACGATGGCCCGCTCGCCCAAAGTGGTACGGGCCAGCCGGATCCCGTTCAGCGAGATGGAGGCGTGAGCGGCGACGACTGCTTCCAGGTCTGACACGCCCTCGGGTATCCTGAGCGGTCTCCTGGCGCTCAGGTCAAGCACGTGGAAGCGGCTGTACTCCCCACCGAAGGCCACCCGGTCGCCCGCGCGATAGCCCTCCACTCCCTCGCCCACCGCCCGCACCACTCCCACGGTGTGGCCGGAGGGATAGTGGGGATAGCTGGGCCACACGCCTGGCTTGTTGATGTTGATATGGGTGCCGGTGTAGATGGCCATCACGGTGCCGTAGTTGATCACGTTGAGAGTAGCCTCGACCAGAAGCCTGCCGGGTTCTGGTCGGTCGGGGATCTCGATGTCCTCCCACTGGGCTTGCCACGAGCCCGGGAAGACGATGCGCCTGTCTTTCACGTTTGGCCTCCTTGGACGGCTAGGGCGCTCTCCGGCGCAAGCCGAGACCGCCAGGCAGCAGAGACCTGGCGGTCTGGTGAGCGCTGGCGGACTCTAGCCTTGCCTGATGAAGTACTGCTCGACGTTGGTGTTGGCCGGGCTGAGGAGCTCGGCGCCGGATAGGGCGGTCTCGGGAACGTTGCGGAAGTTGTTCTTCACGATGACGACGCTGGCCTACCAGCTCCCTCCCCTCCTGGGCTGCGAGCCCGGTCAGTGAGCTAGGAACGCTCTGCTTCGACCGCAGGCAGTCCGGGCGCC
This window encodes:
- a CDS encoding zinc-binding dehydrogenase encodes the protein MKDRRIVFPGSWQAQWEDIEIPDRPEPGRLLVEATLNVINYGTVMAIYTGTHININKPGVWPSYPHYPSGHTVGVVRAVGEGVEGYRAGDRVAFGGEYSRFHVLDLSARRPLRIPEGVSDLEAVVAAHASISLNGIRLARTTLGERAIVFGAGIIGLSAALYALAAGAAPVVVVDPLDSRLEIARDCGVDYTLNPERVDVEAEARALTEGNGFEVVIEGTGVPTVLTTALRVAGRMGRVVILGSPRGTVELDTYNDIHRGGISVIGAHSRTAAEQENSYYPWTTQRNIQAGWELIKHGRLSFARLVTHRIKGAESADLFEHLAKERDKYLGVVMEWGE